One Streptococcus gallolyticus subsp. gallolyticus DSM 16831 DNA window includes the following coding sequences:
- a CDS encoding aminotransferase: MKLPRFGVEEWLNVHEKEAIYDIAGVSIDALTLQELFNLAGVSQEEFYQELLTKKLNYGWIEGSPEFKKAVSNLYHSVAESQILQTNGATGANMLVLYGLIEPKDHVISIYPTYQQLYDIPKSLGAEVDFWQVKEENNWLPDLDELRQLIRPNTKMICINNANNPTGAVMDDEYLQELVAIAKSCGAYILADEVYRPFTTKKVSSIMDLYDKGISVNSLSKTFSLPGIRVGWVVACDEVTDILRDYRDYTMICAGVFDDMVASLALEHKEAILARNRHIIRENLAILDQWIASEPKASYIRPAEVPTSFVKLDVNVPIEAFCLTLLQKYGVLLVPGNRFDREGYVRLGYSCQQETLKQGLQLLSACLKEF; this comes from the coding sequence ATGAAATTACCACGTTTTGGCGTTGAAGAATGGCTTAATGTCCATGAAAAGGAAGCAATCTATGATATTGCAGGCGTTTCAATTGATGCGCTGACTTTGCAAGAATTATTTAACTTGGCAGGCGTTTCGCAAGAAGAGTTTTACCAAGAATTATTAACTAAAAAGTTAAATTATGGTTGGATTGAAGGCTCACCTGAATTCAAAAAGGCAGTTAGTAATCTCTATCATTCGGTAGCAGAAAGTCAGATTCTTCAGACCAATGGGGCAACGGGAGCGAATATGTTGGTTTTATATGGATTGATTGAACCAAAAGACCATGTGATTTCTATCTATCCGACTTACCAGCAGTTGTATGATATTCCAAAATCATTGGGAGCTGAAGTTGACTTTTGGCAAGTCAAAGAGGAAAATAATTGGTTGCCTGATTTAGATGAATTGCGCCAGCTGATTCGCCCAAATACCAAAATGATTTGCATTAATAATGCCAACAATCCAACGGGAGCTGTTATGGACGATGAGTATTTGCAAGAGTTAGTTGCGATTGCGAAATCGTGTGGGGCTTATATTTTGGCAGATGAGGTTTATCGTCCGTTTACGACTAAAAAAGTTTCTTCTATTATGGATTTGTACGATAAGGGAATCTCGGTTAACAGCCTCTCAAAAACATTTTCATTACCTGGTATTCGTGTCGGCTGGGTAGTAGCTTGTGATGAGGTAACTGATATTTTACGAGATTATCGGGATTACACCATGATTTGTGCGGGCGTCTTTGATGATATGGTAGCCAGTTTAGCACTTGAGCATAAAGAAGCTATTTTGGCACGAAATCGCCATATTATCAGAGAAAATTTGGCAATTCTTGATCAATGGATTGCCTCAGAACCTAAAGCGTCTTACATTCGTCCTGCAGAAGTACCAACATCTTTTGTTAAGCTTGATGTTAATGTTCCAATCGAAGCATTTTGCTTAACGTTATTGCAAAAATATGGTGTTTTATTGGTTCCAGGAAATCGTTTTGATAGAGAAGGTTATGTTCGTTTAGGCTATTCTTGCCAGCAAGAAACACTAAAACAGGGCTTGCAGTTATTATCGGCATGTTTGAAAGAGTTTTAA
- a CDS encoding transporter substrate-binding domain-containing protein: MKKFFRGFILLIIVGSLSACSSSTGASQSSIQDKGKIVIATESEFAPFEFKTLIDGKDTLVGADIELGNAIADALGVDADFSVMSFNNVLASVTSGKADIAIAGISVTDERKKAYDFSDAYYEAENIVIIKKSDEATYTTLESLAGKAVGAQKGSIQENIAKDQLPDSSLVSLTSNGEMINELKNNQLQAVVLEKAIAEGYVSQNDDLMIADMTLESSDTDAYAVAFAKGTDQDLIDTVNDVIKKAKDSGDFDAWLEKAATYTQSSSSSDE, encoded by the coding sequence ATGAAAAAGTTTTTTAGGGGATTTATCTTACTCATAATAGTAGGAAGTTTGTCAGCTTGTTCATCTTCGACAGGTGCCAGTCAATCCAGTATTCAAGATAAAGGAAAAATTGTGATTGCAACAGAGTCAGAATTTGCACCGTTTGAATTTAAAACACTAATTGATGGCAAAGATACTCTTGTTGGTGCCGATATTGAACTGGGAAATGCTATCGCTGATGCTCTTGGTGTTGATGCAGATTTTTCGGTAATGTCATTTAACAATGTATTGGCTTCGGTGACTTCTGGGAAAGCAGATATTGCAATCGCAGGAATTTCAGTAACGGACGAACGTAAGAAAGCTTATGACTTTTCGGACGCTTACTATGAGGCTGAAAATATTGTCATCATCAAAAAATCGGACGAGGCAACCTATACCACACTTGAAAGTTTGGCAGGAAAAGCAGTTGGTGCGCAAAAAGGTTCAATCCAAGAAAACATTGCGAAAGACCAATTGCCAGATTCGAGCCTTGTTTCCTTAACATCAAACGGCGAAATGATTAATGAATTGAAAAATAATCAGCTTCAAGCAGTTGTTTTGGAGAAAGCTATTGCCGAAGGCTATGTTTCACAAAATGACGATTTGATGATTGCAGATATGACCTTAGAATCAAGTGATACAGATGCTTACGCAGTCGCATTTGCGAAAGGAACAGATCAAGACTTAATCGATACCGTCAATGACGTTATCAAAAAAGCCAAAGATTCTGGTGATTTTGATGCTTGGCTTGAAAAAGCAGCGACTTACACACAAAGTAGTTCAAGTTCAGATGAATAA
- a CDS encoding ABC transporter substrate-binding protein, whose translation MKVSKLFGGLAVAAASLFLLSACGSSSSEDTSVSDIKDKGTLVVALNPEFAPFEFKTLVDGKDTIVGADVEIAKAIAEELGVDVKFSSMSFNNVLASLQSGKADIAISGISATEERKKAYDFSDPYYEAENVVLIRKTDIDKYTDTDSLDGLSVGTQKGSIQETVASEQLTGAKVVSLTQNSEMINELKNSQIEAVVLEKPIAEGYVANNSDLTISDITLTSDDADAYAVALPKGSTKLTKKVNKVIKELKESGKIDQFIQEAYELSVSDSSDSSDSDD comes from the coding sequence ATGAAGGTAAGTAAATTATTTGGTGGTTTAGCAGTAGCGGCTGCTTCGCTTTTCCTATTGTCAGCTTGTGGTTCTAGCAGTTCAGAAGATACATCAGTATCAGATATCAAAGACAAAGGAACACTTGTTGTTGCGTTGAACCCAGAGTTCGCTCCATTTGAATTTAAAACATTGGTTGACGGCAAAGATACTATTGTTGGGGCTGATGTTGAGATTGCTAAAGCTATTGCAGAAGAACTTGGTGTGGATGTCAAATTCTCATCAATGTCATTTAATAACGTTCTTGCAAGTCTCCAATCTGGCAAAGCAGACATTGCCATTTCAGGAATTTCAGCAACAGAAGAACGTAAGAAAGCTTATGATTTCTCAGACCCTTATTATGAAGCTGAGAATGTTGTTCTTATCAGAAAAACAGATATTGATAAATATACAGATACAGACTCTTTAGACGGTCTATCAGTTGGTACTCAAAAAGGAAGTATCCAAGAAACAGTTGCCTCTGAACAATTAACAGGTGCAAAAGTCGTTTCATTGACACAAAACAGTGAAATGATTAACGAATTAAAAAATTCACAAATTGAAGCAGTTGTCCTTGAAAAACCAATTGCCGAAGGTTATGTTGCAAATAACAGTGACCTTACTATTTCAGATATCACGTTAACGTCAGATGATGCTGATGCTTACGCTGTCGCCCTTCCTAAAGGTAGTACAAAATTAACTAAGAAAGTTAATAAAGTTATCAAGGAATTAAAAGAATCTGGAAAAATTGATCAGTTTATTCAAGAGGCTTACGAATTATCAGTAAGTGACTCTAGCGATTCTAGTGACTCTGACGACTAA
- the glgP gene encoding glycogen/starch/alpha-glucan family phosphorylase: MTTNFTNYLQSKGQNLAELSNEDIYVALLHYVKELAAEKPKNTAKRKVYYISAEFLIGKLLSNNLINLGIYKDVKAELAAAGKSIAEVEDVELEPSLGNGGLGRLASCFIDSMSTLGINGEGVGLNYHCGLFKQVFVDNQQEAEANYWIEKDSWLVPTDISYDVPFKDFTLKSRLDRIDVLGYKRDTKNYLNLFDIDGLDYGLIHDGISFDKTEIKKNLTLFLYPDDSDKNGELLRIYQQYFMVSNAAQLLIDEAIERGSNLHDLADYAYVQINDTHPSMVIPELIRLLTEKHDIDFDEAVSIVKNMVGYTNHTILAEALEKWPLDYLNEVVPHLVTIIEKLNTLIASEYSDPAVQIIDEADRVHMAHMDIHFSTSVNGVAALHTEILKNSELKPFYDIYPEKFNNKTNGITFRRWLEFANQDLADYIKELIGDDYLTDATKLEKLLAFADDEAVHAKLAEIKHNNKLALKRYLKENKGIELDENSIIDTQIKRFHEYKRQQMNALYVIHKYLEIKRGNLPERKITVIFGGKAAPAYIIAQDIIHLILCLSEVINNDPEVNQYLNVHLVENYNVTVAEHLIPATDISEQISLASKEASGTGNMKFMLNGALTLGTMDGANVEIAELAGMDNIYTFGKDSDTIIDLYATEGYVSTDYYENDPVIKEAVDFIVSDELVKHGNAERLERLYNELINKDWFMTLIDLKEYIAVKEQMLADYEDQKVWMTKVVKNIAKAGFFSSDRTIEQYNDEIWHSN, from the coding sequence ATGACAACTAATTTCACAAACTATCTCCAATCAAAAGGACAAAACCTTGCTGAATTGAGCAATGAAGATATTTACGTAGCGCTTTTGCATTACGTTAAAGAATTGGCGGCTGAAAAACCAAAAAACACAGCAAAACGCAAAGTTTACTACATTTCTGCTGAATTCCTTATCGGAAAACTATTGTCAAACAACCTTATTAACCTTGGCATCTACAAAGATGTTAAAGCTGAATTAGCAGCAGCAGGGAAATCAATTGCTGAAGTAGAAGATGTTGAACTTGAACCATCTCTTGGTAACGGTGGACTTGGTCGTTTGGCATCATGTTTCATCGATTCAATGTCAACACTTGGTATCAATGGTGAAGGTGTTGGTCTTAACTATCACTGCGGACTTTTCAAACAAGTTTTCGTTGATAACCAACAAGAAGCAGAAGCTAACTACTGGATTGAAAAAGATTCATGGCTTGTTCCAACTGATATCAGTTATGATGTGCCATTTAAAGATTTCACACTTAAATCTCGTCTTGACCGTATCGATGTTTTGGGTTATAAACGTGACACTAAAAACTATTTGAACTTGTTTGATATTGACGGTCTTGATTATGGTTTGATTCATGACGGTATTTCATTTGATAAGACGGAAATCAAGAAAAACTTGACACTCTTCCTTTACCCAGATGATTCAGATAAAAACGGTGAATTGCTTCGTATTTACCAACAATATTTCATGGTCTCAAATGCGGCACAGTTATTGATTGATGAAGCTATCGAACGTGGGTCAAACTTGCATGATTTGGCTGATTATGCTTATGTGCAAATCAATGATACTCACCCATCAATGGTCATTCCAGAACTTATCCGTCTTTTGACTGAAAAACATGACATTGACTTTGACGAAGCTGTTTCAATCGTGAAAAATATGGTTGGTTACACTAACCACACTATCTTGGCAGAAGCGCTTGAAAAATGGCCTCTTGACTACCTTAACGAAGTTGTTCCTCATTTGGTAACAATCATTGAAAAATTGAATACATTGATTGCTAGCGAATACTCTGACCCAGCTGTTCAAATCATTGACGAAGCTGACCGTGTTCACATGGCACATATGGATATTCATTTCTCAACATCTGTCAATGGGGTAGCTGCGCTTCACACTGAAATCCTTAAAAACAGTGAGTTGAAACCGTTCTATGATATTTATCCTGAAAAATTCAACAACAAAACAAACGGTATCACATTCCGTCGCTGGCTTGAATTTGCCAACCAAGATTTGGCTGACTATATCAAAGAACTTATCGGCGATGACTACTTGACTGATGCGACTAAGCTTGAAAAATTACTTGCTTTTGCTGATGATGAAGCTGTTCATGCTAAATTGGCTGAAATCAAGCACAATAATAAACTTGCTCTTAAACGTTACCTCAAAGAAAATAAAGGTATTGAACTTGACGAAAACTCAATTATTGATACACAAATCAAACGTTTCCACGAGTACAAACGTCAACAAATGAATGCTCTTTATGTCATTCACAAATACCTTGAAATCAAACGTGGTAACCTGCCAGAACGTAAGATTACTGTTATCTTTGGTGGTAAAGCAGCACCTGCTTACATCATTGCCCAAGATATCATTCACTTGATTCTTTGCTTGTCAGAAGTGATTAACAACGACCCAGAAGTTAACCAATACCTAAATGTTCACTTGGTTGAAAACTATAACGTTACAGTTGCTGAACACTTAATTCCTGCGACAGATATTTCTGAACAAATCTCTCTTGCATCAAAAGAAGCTTCAGGTACTGGTAACATGAAATTCATGCTCAACGGTGCATTGACTCTTGGTACAATGGACGGTGCCAATGTTGAAATTGCTGAATTAGCAGGAATGGATAATATTTATACATTTGGTAAAGATTCTGATACTATCATTGACCTTTATGCAACGGAAGGTTATGTATCAACTGATTACTATGAAAATGACCCAGTTATCAAAGAAGCTGTTGACTTCATCGTTAGTGATGAATTAGTGAAACATGGTAACGCAGAACGTCTTGAGCGTCTTTACAATGAATTGATTAACAAAGACTGGTTCATGACTTTGATTGACCTTAAAGAATACATTGCTGTTAAAGAACAAATGCTTGCTGATTACGAAGACCAAAAAGTTTGGATGACAAAAGTCGTTAAAAATATTGCCAAAGCTGGTTTCTTCTCATCAGACCGTACAATTGAACAATACAACGACGAAATCTGGCACAGCAACTAA
- the malQ gene encoding 4-alpha-glucanotransferase, translating into MKKRASGVLMHITSLPGKQGVGTFGQEAYDFVDFLVETDQTYWQILPLTTTSYGDSPYQSFSATAGNTHLIDLELLSEQGYLDKKDFETVNFGDDLESVDYARIFELRRPILEKAVKAFLSQKENVEALAEFEKDTSWLQDFADFMAIKEFFDNKALQEWDDKAVVRREEKALETYRAKLKDAILYHKVTQYFFYQQWAKLKAYANENGIEIIGDMPIYVSADSVEVWTMPDLFKVDSDKNPLCIAGVPADEFSDDGQLWGNPIYDWKNHAKTNYAWWVYRIQEGFKLYDLLRIDHFKGFSDYWEIRGDYETANDGSWEPGPGRALFDVVKDELGDLPIIAENLGYIDAKAEQLLTDTAFPGMKILEFGFYDTEGKSIDAPHNCNKNSVAYTGTHDNEVINGWYDNLTDEQKAFVNAYTHRSDDEPIAQAMLRTLFATVSDVAIATMQDLLDKPADSRMNIPNTVGGNWQWRMLKEDLTDERKAFLKDITALYCRKNTFKTTIKEEKETKNDN; encoded by the coding sequence ATGAAAAAACGTGCAAGTGGTGTATTGATGCATATCACATCGCTACCTGGAAAGCAAGGGGTGGGAACATTCGGACAAGAAGCCTATGACTTTGTTGATTTCTTAGTTGAAACTGACCAAACATACTGGCAAATTTTACCACTAACAACGACAAGTTATGGTGATTCCCCTTATCAATCGTTCTCAGCTACTGCGGGGAATACGCATCTGATTGACCTTGAACTCCTTAGTGAACAAGGTTACCTTGATAAAAAAGATTTTGAAACTGTTAATTTTGGTGATGATTTAGAGTCTGTTGACTACGCTCGTATTTTTGAATTGCGCCGTCCTATTTTGGAAAAAGCCGTCAAAGCCTTCTTGAGCCAAAAGGAAAATGTTGAAGCCTTAGCTGAATTTGAAAAAGATACTAGCTGGCTCCAAGATTTTGCAGATTTCATGGCAATTAAAGAATTTTTTGATAACAAAGCTCTACAAGAATGGGATGATAAAGCGGTTGTTAGACGAGAAGAAAAAGCTCTTGAAACTTACCGTGCTAAATTAAAAGACGCTATTCTTTACCATAAAGTCACTCAATATTTCTTCTATCAACAATGGGCTAAGCTCAAAGCTTATGCTAATGAAAATGGGATTGAAATTATTGGTGATATGCCAATTTACGTTTCAGCTGACAGTGTTGAAGTGTGGACAATGCCTGATCTGTTCAAAGTAGATAGTGATAAAAATCCACTTTGCATTGCTGGTGTTCCTGCGGATGAATTCAGCGATGATGGTCAGCTTTGGGGAAATCCAATTTATGATTGGAAAAACCATGCTAAGACGAATTATGCTTGGTGGGTTTACCGTATTCAAGAAGGCTTCAAATTGTATGACCTTCTTCGTATTGACCATTTCAAAGGCTTCTCAGATTATTGGGAAATCCGTGGTGACTACGAAACAGCAAATGACGGTAGTTGGGAACCAGGTCCAGGACGTGCTTTGTTTGATGTTGTCAAAGACGAACTTGGCGACCTTCCAATTATTGCTGAAAACCTTGGTTACATCGATGCAAAAGCTGAACAGTTGTTGACGGATACAGCTTTTCCAGGCATGAAGATTCTTGAATTTGGCTTCTATGACACCGAAGGAAAGAGTATTGATGCTCCTCATAACTGTAATAAAAATAGCGTTGCTTATACAGGAACACACGATAATGAAGTTATCAACGGTTGGTATGACAACTTGACTGACGAGCAAAAAGCATTTGTGAATGCTTACACTCACCGTAGTGACGATGAACCGATTGCACAAGCTATGCTTCGGACATTGTTTGCGACTGTTAGTGATGTTGCGATTGCGACAATGCAAGATCTACTTGATAAACCGGCTGATAGCCGCATGAATATTCCAAATACTGTTGGTGGCAACTGGCAATGGCGTATGCTTAAAGAAGATTTGACAGATGAGCGCAAAGCTTTCTTGAAAGATATTACAGCACTTTACTGCCGCAAAAATACATTTAAAACGACAATTAAAGAAGAAAAGGAAACTAAAAATGACAACTAA
- a CDS encoding LacI family DNA-binding transcriptional regulator: MVTIKDVAAKAGVNPSTVSRVLKDNKSISQKTKDKVRKAMAELGYVPNVAAQMLASGLTYNVGLIFPPLMTPDRLNEPFFMQILSTITSEAKLNDFTVSIATGMTVDELEEQVKLMYRQKRVDGFIILYSDPDDPVRKYLMDNDVPFVIVGAPEGFENDITYIDNDNQLMGKKAVEYLYQKGHREILFVTDDLKSEVSSERYFGYLRGMEKLELDSNPALLFDRRDPMVLEELIQKIEESKATALIVIADTISVRITQFLSYYQLSVPDDISIITFNNSAYSTLVHPYLTTFDINVSNLGRTSFRRLVELIKSPKTAITEKIIVPFTLRERESVRQLHVND; encoded by the coding sequence ATGGTTACAATAAAAGATGTAGCGGCTAAAGCTGGCGTGAATCCTTCAACAGTTAGCCGTGTTTTAAAAGATAATAAATCCATTTCTCAGAAAACAAAAGACAAAGTTCGGAAAGCGATGGCAGAGCTTGGTTATGTGCCCAATGTTGCTGCGCAAATGTTAGCAAGCGGTTTGACTTATAACGTTGGTTTGATTTTTCCACCATTAATGACTCCAGATCGTTTGAATGAACCTTTCTTTATGCAGATTTTGTCAACAATTACAAGTGAAGCAAAACTAAATGATTTTACGGTATCAATCGCAACAGGGATGACGGTTGATGAACTTGAAGAACAGGTTAAGTTAATGTACCGTCAGAAGCGCGTTGATGGTTTTATTATCCTTTATTCTGATCCTGACGATCCTGTTCGTAAGTATTTAATGGACAATGATGTGCCATTTGTTATCGTAGGAGCACCAGAAGGTTTTGAAAACGACATTACTTATATTGATAATGATAACCAATTAATGGGGAAAAAAGCAGTAGAATACCTTTACCAAAAAGGACATCGTGAGATTCTTTTTGTGACAGATGATTTAAAATCTGAAGTGTCATCAGAACGTTATTTTGGTTACCTACGTGGCATGGAGAAATTAGAGCTTGATAGCAATCCTGCACTCTTATTTGACCGTAGAGATCCTATGGTATTAGAAGAACTGATTCAAAAAATCGAAGAGAGCAAAGCAACCGCTTTAATTGTTATTGCAGATACGATTTCGGTTAGAATTACGCAGTTCTTATCTTATTATCAATTGAGTGTACCTGATGATATTTCGATTATTACTTTCAATAACTCAGCGTATTCAACCCTAGTTCACCCGTATTTAACAACCTTTGATATCAATGTTTCAAATCTTGGACGAACAAGTTTCAGAAGATTAGTAGAGTTGATTAAATCGCCTAAAACAGCTATTACTGAAAAAATTATTGTTCCATTTACACTTAGAGAACGTGAAAGTGTACGCCAATTACACGTCAATGATTAA